One Setaria viridis chromosome 3, Setaria_viridis_v4.0, whole genome shotgun sequence DNA window includes the following coding sequences:
- the LOC117848242 gene encoding pyridoxal kinase gives MARPPILSVALPSDTGRVLSIQSHTVQGYVGNKSAVFPLQLLGFDVDPINSVQFSNHTGYPTFRGQVLDGKQLWDLIEGLEENQLLHYTHLLTGYIGSVSFLDTVLQVVDKLRSVNPDLVYVCDPVLGDEGKLYVPQELISVYQQKVVPVASMLTPNQFEVELLTGLRITSEQDGLTACNTLHSAGPRKVVITSALIGGKLLLIGSHKKTQEQPPEQFKIEIPKIPAYFAGTGDLTTALLLGWSNKYPDSLETAAELAVSSLQALLKRTVEDYKRAGFDPSTSSLEIRLIQSQDDIRSPVVTCKAVKFGS, from the exons ATGGCGCGGCCGCCGATCCTGTCCGTCGCGCTGCCGTCCGACACCGGCCGCGTGCTCAGCATCCAGTCCCACACCGTCCAG GGGTATGTTGGCAACAAATCAGCTGTCTTTCCCCTGCAACTCCTTGGCTTTGATGTGGATCCAATAAACTCTGTACAGTTTTCTAATCATACAG GATACCCAACATTTAGAGGTCAGGTTCTCGATGGCAAACAGCTCTGGGACCTTATTGAAGGACTGGAGGAAAACCAGTTACTCCATTATACACATTTATTAACAG GTTATATAGGCTCAGTTTCCTTTTTAGATACTGTGCTACAAGTTGTTGATAAATTACGATCAGTCAATCCTGATCTTGTATATG TTTGTGACCCGGTTCTAGGTGATGAAGGAAAACTGTACGTTCCTCAGGAGCTAATATCTGTTTATCAACAGAAG GTTGTTCCAGTTGCTTCAATGCTTACACCTAACCAATTCGAGGTTGAACTACTTACTGGATTGAG GATCACCTCCGAACAAGATGGCTTGACAGCTTGCAATACCCTCCATAGTGCTGGACCACGGAAG GTGGTTATAACTAGCGCACTTATTGGAGGCAAGCTGCTCCTTATTGGAAGTCATAAAAAAACACAG gaacAACCGCCAGAACAATTTAAGATTGAGATACCGAAGATACCTGCATATTTCGCG GGAACTGGAGATTTAACGACTGCTCTTCTACTAGGGTGGAGTAAT AAATATCCTGATAGCCTGGAGACAGCGGCAGAACTGGCAGTATCCAGTTTGCAG GCACTCCTAAAAAGAACTGTGGAAGACTACAAAAGGGCTGGCTTTGACCCATCAACCAGCAGCTTAGAGATCCGGTTGATTCAAAGCCAAGACGACATCCGAAGCCCAGTTGTTACATGCAAGGCAGTGAAGTTTGGCAGCTGA
- the LOC117850031 gene encoding uncharacterized protein: MSHFAAMKSPLPVAASAAAGDAKSPLFCPKPRRPVAPLRCHQSGGYSDAGVDLLDLLLSKGEESGLMAASPQPPLFCGSPPRRASNPVVHDSRFGMDYPPMPVPLPGLPAVVAAPVAVARPNPRPSVAPSMSPRGASCARARFGFQPAAVRVEGFDCLDRSRGGRGHGITAMA, encoded by the exons atgAGTCACTTCGCCGCCATGAAGAGCCCCCTTCCCGtcgccgcgtccgccgccgccggcgacgccaagAGCCCGCTCTTCTGCCCCAAGCCGCGGCGCCCCGTGGCGCCCCTGCGGTGCCACCAGAGCGGCGGCTACTCGGACGCCGGCGTGGATCTGCTCGACCTCCTCCTCTCAAAG GGCGAGGAGAGCGGCCTCATGGCGGCGTCCCCGCAGCCGCCGCTGTTCtgcggctcgccgccgcggcgagcttCGAACCCGGTGGTCCACGACAGCCGGTTCGGCATGGACTACCCGCCCATGCCGGTGCCCCTGCCGGGgctgccggcggtggtggccgccccggtggcggtggcccggcccaacccgcgcccgtcGGTGGCGCCTTCCATGTCGCCGCGCGGCGCGTCGTGCGCCCGCGCCCGGTTCGGGTTCCAGCCAGCCGCGGTCCGCGTCGAGGGTTTTGACTGCCTCgaccgcagccgcggcggccgtggccatGGCATCACCGCCATGGCCTAG